A region from the Streptomyces sp. 3214.6 genome encodes:
- a CDS encoding DUF2264 domain-containing protein — translation MHLPPPDPARSPRTGYTRAHWEAAADALLAAVEPYATEDRALYHFPGSRESWSGRLSDGLEGYARTLLLAAFRRDENALERYATGLEAGVLGVWPSIADRSQPLVEAASIALALRLTRPLLWDRLDDGVRQRAAAWLGDALTAEPWPCNWELFPVTVGGFLESIGHEPEASRKAVDRGLERIEQWYVGDGWYTDGPGRAFDYYNGWAMHLYPVLHAWLADDPDLLALYGGRLRAHLADYARLFGGDGAPMHQGRSLTYRFATTAPLWLGALTGHTPLPPGETRRLASGTLKYFLERDAVDERGLLTLGWHGPDESVLQGYSGPASPYWASKGFLGLLLPPEHEVWTAREAAGPVEQGDAVTPLSAPNWLVQSTSSDGLVRLHNHGSEDVRYDPYYTRFAYSTVTRPLDSPPDNVVVVGGDAHREGIVPLGVGEGWAASRYVLDSGAEVTSLVVADGALEVRVHLVAGAAPGTQVQVTGWAPVEGAGERADLVPVHGLTGTSVLSGVLGDGPGTLFVALARLTAEPAPLPLRELVAVEVRGAGTGRPHGTYDLIVRWPTGSENRFSFTVSSERSEASSWSVKPR, via the coding sequence ATGCACCTGCCCCCGCCCGACCCCGCCCGCAGCCCCCGAACGGGCTACACCCGCGCCCACTGGGAGGCGGCCGCGGACGCCCTGCTCGCCGCAGTGGAGCCGTACGCCACCGAAGATCGCGCCCTCTACCACTTTCCCGGCAGCCGAGAGAGCTGGTCGGGCCGCCTCTCCGACGGCCTGGAGGGCTACGCCCGCACCCTGCTGCTGGCCGCCTTCCGCCGCGACGAGAACGCGCTGGAGCGTTACGCGACCGGTCTCGAAGCCGGAGTCCTCGGCGTCTGGCCCAGCATCGCAGACCGGAGCCAGCCGCTCGTCGAGGCCGCGTCGATCGCCCTCGCGCTGCGACTGACCCGTCCGCTGCTCTGGGACCGCCTCGACGACGGCGTCCGACAGCGCGCGGCGGCCTGGCTCGGCGACGCGCTGACCGCCGAACCCTGGCCCTGCAACTGGGAACTGTTCCCGGTCACCGTGGGCGGCTTCCTGGAGTCGATCGGCCACGAGCCGGAGGCCTCCCGCAAGGCCGTCGACCGCGGCCTGGAACGCATCGAGCAGTGGTACGTCGGCGACGGCTGGTACACCGACGGACCCGGCCGCGCCTTCGACTACTACAACGGCTGGGCGATGCACCTCTACCCGGTCCTGCACGCCTGGCTGGCCGACGACCCGGACCTCCTCGCCCTCTACGGCGGACGGCTCAGGGCCCATCTCGCCGACTACGCCCGCCTGTTCGGCGGCGACGGGGCGCCGATGCACCAGGGCCGCTCCCTCACCTACCGCTTCGCCACCACCGCCCCCCTGTGGCTGGGCGCCCTGACCGGCCATACCCCGCTGCCCCCCGGAGAGACCCGCCGCCTTGCCTCGGGCACGCTGAAGTACTTTCTGGAACGGGACGCGGTCGACGAGCGCGGCCTGCTGACCCTCGGCTGGCACGGCCCCGACGAGTCGGTCCTGCAGGGCTATTCGGGACCCGCCTCCCCCTACTGGGCGAGCAAGGGTTTCCTCGGTCTGCTGCTTCCACCGGAACACGAGGTGTGGACGGCGCGGGAAGCGGCCGGACCGGTGGAACAAGGAGACGCGGTCACCCCACTTTCTGCCCCCAACTGGCTGGTGCAGTCGACGAGTTCGGACGGCCTGGTGCGCCTGCACAACCACGGCAGCGAGGACGTCCGCTACGACCCCTACTACACACGGTTCGCGTACTCCACGGTCACCCGGCCGCTTGACTCGCCACCGGACAACGTCGTCGTGGTCGGCGGTGACGCGCACCGTGAGGGCATCGTCCCGCTCGGGGTGGGAGAGGGCTGGGCGGCCTCCAGGTACGTGCTGGACTCCGGCGCCGAGGTCACCAGTCTGGTGGTGGCCGACGGCGCGCTGGAGGTGCGGGTCCATCTGGTGGCCGGCGCGGCGCCGGGGACGCAGGTGCAGGTCACGGGCTGGGCGCCGGTGGAGGGCGCGGGTGAGCGAGCCGACCTGGTTCCCGTGCACGGCCTGACGGGCACGTCGGTGCTGTCGGGCGTGCTGGGGGACGGCCCCGGGACTCTCTTCGTCGCGCTGGCCCGCCTCACTGCCGAGCCCGCCCCCCTGCCCCTCCGGGAACTGGTGGCCGTGGAGGTGCGGGGGGCGGGCACCGGCCGGCCCCATGGGACATACGACCTGATCGTCCGCTGGCCGACGGGCTCGGAGAACCGGTTCTCCTTCACGGTTTCAAGCGAGCGATCCGAAGCGTCGTCGTGGTCGGTGAAGCCCCGTTGA
- a CDS encoding TetR/AcrR family transcriptional regulator — MPRVGLTTDRLVEGAAELADEVGFDNVSISALARRFGVKDASLYSHVKNLRELRTRLALLVGGEMIDQIAAAVVGLAGKDALVAFAGAYREYALRHPGRYAATQIRIDDELDQELAAESPVLRRTVDITYGMLRAYRLDEPDITDAVRLLRSTFHGYCVLEAGGGFGAPRDVQRSWNKAIDALHLALTHWPREDATVG, encoded by the coding sequence ATGCCACGAGTCGGCCTCACCACCGACCGCCTCGTCGAAGGCGCCGCCGAGCTGGCCGACGAGGTCGGCTTCGACAACGTCAGCATCTCGGCGCTGGCCCGGCGCTTCGGGGTCAAGGACGCGAGCCTGTACTCGCACGTCAAGAACCTCCGGGAGCTGCGAACCAGGCTCGCGCTGCTCGTCGGCGGCGAGATGATCGACCAGATCGCCGCAGCCGTCGTAGGACTCGCCGGCAAGGACGCGTTGGTCGCTTTCGCGGGGGCCTATCGGGAGTACGCCCTGCGGCACCCGGGACGGTACGCCGCCACCCAGATCCGTATCGACGACGAACTCGACCAGGAGCTGGCCGCCGAATCCCCCGTCCTGCGCCGCACCGTCGACATCACCTACGGGATGCTCCGCGCCTACCGCCTTGACGAACCCGACATCACCGACGCGGTCCGCCTGTTGCGCAGCACGTTTCACGGGTACTGCGTGCTGGAGGCCGGCGGAGGCTTCGGTGCACCCCGGGATGTGCAGCGGTCATGGAACAAGGCGATCGACGCCCTGCACCTGGCACTCACCCACTGGCCGCGGGAGGACGCCACCGTAGGCTGA
- a CDS encoding jacalin-like lectin has product MRRLIGTLAAGVLAITGLTATAALPAQAAPAAASGSFNVLTYNVAGLPEGLSSGHPATNTPLISPKLAAYDIVNVQEDFNYHAALYAGDNHPYRTATSGGAAIGDGLNTLSNYAFEDFERVRWNNCTGTNCLTPKGFTLSRVRLAEGVFVDLYNVHTNADDSADALAARRANIKQLSDFIQANSSGNAVLVMGDTNTRYTRAGDNIRTLADENGLTDAWVKLVKGGTRPTQGADPLLCPTTAPTNDCEVVDKVLYRSSKLLTLNATRYKNEWASFLDSAGGNLSDHFPHTVDFSYTLNPSVRASDFFGGPHGTAFNDADDLPAAPAPRALTLRGSARLDAVALTYDGGTTVTHGGTGGTATSLTLATGEHLTSVKLTQGQKDGRTRIFSAAFTTDKGRTLSSGTATADTTTFTAPSGWQIVGFTGRAGDEMDKLGVLYAPIS; this is encoded by the coding sequence ATGAGACGACTCATCGGCACCCTGGCAGCCGGCGTCCTGGCCATCACCGGCCTCACCGCGACCGCCGCCCTGCCCGCCCAGGCCGCGCCCGCCGCCGCGTCCGGCAGCTTCAACGTCCTGACGTACAACGTCGCGGGCCTGCCCGAGGGACTCAGCTCCGGCCACCCGGCCACCAACACCCCGCTGATCTCACCGAAGTTGGCGGCGTACGACATCGTCAACGTGCAGGAGGACTTCAACTATCACGCCGCGCTCTACGCGGGCGACAACCACCCGTACCGCACCGCGACGAGTGGCGGCGCGGCCATAGGCGACGGCCTCAACACCCTCTCGAACTACGCCTTCGAGGACTTCGAGCGGGTGCGGTGGAACAACTGCACCGGGACCAACTGCCTTACGCCGAAGGGCTTCACGCTGTCCCGGGTCCGCCTGGCCGAGGGCGTCTTCGTGGACCTCTACAACGTCCACACCAACGCCGACGACTCCGCTGACGCGCTGGCCGCCCGACGCGCCAACATCAAGCAACTGTCGGACTTCATCCAGGCGAACTCGTCAGGCAACGCGGTGCTCGTGATGGGCGACACCAACACGCGCTACACCCGAGCCGGAGACAACATCCGCACCCTCGCCGACGAGAACGGCCTGACCGACGCGTGGGTGAAGCTGGTGAAGGGCGGCACCCGGCCCACCCAGGGCGCCGACCCGCTGCTGTGCCCGACGACCGCGCCGACGAACGACTGCGAGGTCGTGGACAAGGTCTTGTACCGGAGCAGCAAGCTCCTGACCCTGAACGCGACCCGTTACAAGAACGAATGGGCGTCGTTCCTGGACTCCGCGGGAGGCAACCTCTCGGACCACTTCCCGCACACGGTCGACTTCTCCTACACCCTCAACCCGAGCGTGCGCGCGAGTGACTTCTTCGGCGGTCCGCACGGCACGGCGTTCAACGACGCGGACGACCTGCCCGCCGCCCCGGCCCCGCGGGCGCTGACCCTGCGTGGCAGCGCCCGCTTGGACGCGGTGGCGCTGACGTACGACGGTGGTACGACGGTCACCCACGGAGGCACGGGCGGTACGGCGACGTCGCTGACGCTGGCGACGGGCGAGCACCTCACCTCGGTGAAGCTGACGCAGGGCCAGAAGGACGGCCGTACAAGGATCTTCTCCGCGGCGTTCACCACGGACAAGGGCCGCACGCTGTCCTCGGGCACCGCGACGGCCGACACGACCACGTTCACGGCCCCGTCCGGCTGGCAGATCGTCGGCTTCACGGGCCGCGCGGGCGACGAGATGGACAAGCTGGGCGTGCTGTACGCGCCGATCAGCTGA
- a CDS encoding rhamnogalacturonan acetylesterase, with protein sequence MRRFNMAVLAALTLTAGLTAAPAAHAHGGRAPLGIDNCTATACHFDVPPGTYDVKVVLGGDIDSSTAITGETRRALLPETAAPAGERVSRSFTVDVRTPEGEPTGADGTPGLDLTLGGSAPALADIRVTPSRHARQIFLIGDSTVCDQPADPYTGWGQQLPQYLRKGVSVANYADSGESTVTYLGNPQLWATVQPLIRPGDLVLVQLAHNDKTTDEATYRANLETLVAGAREKGGRPVLVTPIVRRWFSADGTLNNGTALLVNGLGVDHPAVIRSVAAAQDIPLIDLTAKTKALVESLGVEGSKALYLYNERRDNTHTSVHGATVYAGLVRDELVARHLVPRGTVRAG encoded by the coding sequence GTGAGACGTTTCAACATGGCCGTGCTGGCGGCGCTCACCCTGACCGCGGGTCTGACGGCCGCACCCGCCGCCCACGCCCACGGCGGCCGCGCACCCCTCGGCATCGACAACTGCACCGCCACCGCATGTCACTTCGACGTCCCGCCCGGCACCTACGACGTGAAGGTCGTCCTCGGCGGCGACATCGACTCGAGCACCGCCATCACCGGAGAGACGCGGCGCGCCCTCCTCCCCGAAACCGCTGCCCCCGCCGGTGAACGCGTCTCCCGCAGTTTCACGGTCGACGTCCGCACCCCCGAGGGCGAGCCCACCGGCGCCGACGGAACTCCCGGCCTGGACCTGACACTCGGCGGCTCGGCGCCGGCCCTGGCCGACATCAGGGTCACCCCCTCCCGGCACGCCCGGCAGATCTTCCTCATCGGCGACTCCACGGTCTGCGACCAACCCGCCGACCCGTACACCGGCTGGGGCCAGCAGCTGCCGCAGTATCTGCGCAAGGGCGTCTCGGTCGCCAACTACGCCGATTCCGGGGAGAGTACGGTCACCTATCTGGGGAACCCGCAGCTGTGGGCCACGGTCCAGCCGCTGATCCGCCCCGGCGACCTCGTCCTGGTCCAGCTCGCCCACAACGACAAGACGACCGACGAGGCGACGTACCGGGCGAACCTCGAGACACTGGTGGCGGGAGCGCGGGAGAAGGGCGGCCGGCCGGTCCTCGTCACCCCCATCGTGCGCCGCTGGTTCAGCGCCGACGGCACTCTGAACAATGGAACAGCCCTGCTGGTCAACGGACTTGGCGTCGATCACCCGGCGGTGATCCGCTCGGTCGCGGCCGCGCAGGACATTCCGCTGATCGACCTCACCGCCAAGACCAAGGCTCTCGTGGAGTCCCTCGGCGTCGAGGGCTCCAAGGCGCTCTACCTCTACAACGAAAGACGCGACAACACGCACACCTCCGTGCACGGAGCCACGGTCTACGCGGGCCTGGTCCGCGACGAACTCGTCGCCCGGCATCTGGTGCCGAGGGGCACCGTGCGGGCGGGATGA
- a CDS encoding VOC family protein codes for MTSAIHHVTIDSSDAYALGSFWAEVLGQPLAEDDEPGDPEVLIEGAGLLFVTVPEPKSKKNRVHFDLQPQDRTREEEVERLLALGATLVDDRRRPDGTGWAVLVDPEGNEFCVERSEGERAAG; via the coding sequence ATGACTTCTGCCATCCACCATGTGACGATCGACAGTTCCGACGCCTACGCCCTCGGGAGTTTCTGGGCCGAGGTTCTCGGCCAGCCCCTCGCCGAGGACGACGAGCCGGGTGACCCCGAGGTGCTGATCGAGGGCGCGGGCCTGCTCTTCGTCACCGTCCCGGAGCCCAAGAGCAAGAAGAACCGCGTCCACTTCGACCTCCAGCCGCAGGACCGCACCCGTGAGGAGGAGGTCGAGCGGCTGCTGGCCCTCGGCGCCACCCTGGTCGACGACCGCCGCCGGCCCGACGGCACCGGGTGGGCGGTCCTCGTGGACCCGGAAGGGAACGAGTTCTGCGTGGAGCGCAGTGAGGGAGAGCGGGCCGCCGGCTGA
- a CDS encoding autotransporter produces MHSPLHTSSAIAGALAAVAALLAAAPPAVAAGARDVTADVLANRDVTLTGDTVVTVPSGTTTYDGVFRGQGSLTVRGGGTLVLSKDSDFTLPEARRRQVVRTQGGNHPFTTVSNPDPPAITVERGTTLQYGTGGGTGLIGHFPYDTPGYRLNQLNVRVDGTLRLSLTRTFNIGTISGSGLVTQPRNMWGTLDLAGTHPFSGVIDNGTGMAVGRPEYPVSLPDARAILNQGSWIIDTPLYQTITLRQNFYQREYGSDVNVHTRPGSKVVLTGQYSYSDQGGDTNPSLSDPGINWRPIAHQLNKRGTNVEGANVQWGDGTTHTIFMPGTKDTVYINLHEASGRRSLLTFDYNGPVTLGAPIGGGRYHDTLAAPGAGDLVIAGTKGNDVTFAAAQYYDGSTTVEKGAVLRLGSPQGDGSLLTGTDRRRIVNDGTLVVRNTKTAISLSRLGGSGSLVQSGTATTTLTGPSVTYTGTTTVKQGTLALKGGATLVNSRAIRLTAAGARLDTGGSALRVTSTLSGTGIVTGAVANEGVVTSGLTVTGAYTQRDKGQLVLGGTPLKVAGKVSLGGGLDLSAATGTTPRREITVLSNTGRAATSGTFEGLREGADVKLGDTVYRISYKGGDGNDVVLAATAASPSASARGRASSGAVTAGPRSASAADSGAFGWWPYVLAAGLLGALLIPASKRTRGGGRRRGGRHSAQGR; encoded by the coding sequence GTGCACAGCCCTCTCCACACCTCAAGCGCGATCGCCGGCGCCCTCGCGGCCGTCGCGGCCCTCCTGGCCGCCGCTCCCCCGGCCGTGGCCGCCGGCGCCCGTGACGTCACCGCCGACGTCCTGGCGAACCGGGACGTGACGCTCACCGGCGACACAGTGGTCACGGTGCCCTCGGGGACGACCACGTACGACGGCGTTTTCCGCGGCCAGGGAAGCCTCACGGTGCGCGGTGGCGGCACGCTCGTGCTGAGCAAGGACAGCGACTTCACGCTGCCCGAGGCACGCCGTCGACAGGTGGTGCGCACACAGGGTGGAAACCACCCGTTCACGACCGTCAGCAACCCCGACCCGCCCGCGATCACGGTGGAGCGCGGAACGACCCTGCAGTACGGCACCGGTGGGGGCACGGGTCTGATCGGGCACTTCCCCTACGACACCCCCGGGTACCGGCTCAACCAGCTCAACGTCCGCGTCGACGGCACGCTCCGGCTGTCGCTGACCCGCACCTTCAACATCGGCACCATCAGCGGATCGGGCCTGGTCACCCAGCCCCGCAACATGTGGGGCACCCTCGATCTCGCGGGCACGCACCCCTTCTCCGGGGTCATCGACAACGGCACCGGGATGGCCGTCGGGCGCCCCGAGTATCCGGTTTCGCTGCCCGATGCCCGGGCGATCCTCAACCAGGGTTCCTGGATCATCGACACCCCGCTGTACCAGACGATCACGCTGCGGCAGAACTTCTACCAGCGGGAGTACGGAAGTGACGTCAACGTGCACACCCGGCCGGGCAGCAAGGTCGTCCTCACGGGGCAGTACAGCTACAGCGACCAGGGCGGCGATACCAACCCCTCGCTCAGCGACCCGGGCATCAACTGGCGGCCGATAGCGCACCAGTTGAACAAGCGCGGCACCAACGTCGAGGGCGCGAACGTGCAGTGGGGCGACGGCACCACGCACACGATCTTCATGCCGGGAACGAAGGACACCGTCTACATCAATCTGCACGAGGCGAGCGGACGGCGCTCCCTGCTGACGTTCGACTACAACGGCCCGGTCACCCTGGGCGCACCGATCGGCGGCGGCAGGTACCACGACACCCTTGCCGCACCCGGCGCCGGGGACCTCGTCATCGCCGGGACCAAGGGAAACGACGTCACCTTCGCGGCCGCGCAGTACTACGACGGTTCGACCACCGTGGAGAAGGGGGCGGTCCTGCGACTGGGATCGCCGCAGGGCGACGGCTCCCTGCTCACCGGCACCGACCGGCGGCGGATCGTGAACGACGGCACGCTCGTCGTGCGCAACACGAAGACCGCGATCTCCCTGTCCCGGCTCGGTGGCAGCGGATCGCTCGTGCAGTCAGGTACGGCGACGACGACGCTCACGGGCCCCTCCGTGACGTACACCGGGACGACGACGGTCAAGCAGGGCACCCTCGCGCTCAAGGGCGGGGCGACCCTCGTCAACAGCAGGGCGATCCGGCTGACGGCCGCGGGAGCACGGCTGGACACCGGCGGCTCGGCTCTGCGCGTGACGAGCACGCTCAGCGGCACGGGCATCGTGACGGGCGCCGTGGCGAACGAGGGCGTGGTCACGAGCGGGCTGACAGTGACCGGCGCCTACACGCAGCGCGACAAGGGCCAACTGGTGCTGGGAGGAACCCCCTTGAAGGTGGCGGGCAAGGTCTCGCTGGGTGGCGGCCTCGACCTGTCCGCCGCGACCGGCACGACGCCCCGCCGGGAGATCACCGTCCTGAGCAACACCGGTAGGGCCGCCACCTCCGGCACCTTCGAGGGGCTGCGGGAAGGAGCCGACGTGAAACTCGGCGACACCGTTTACCGGATCAGTTACAAGGGCGGCGACGGCAATGACGTCGTCCTCGCTGCCACGGCCGCGAGCCCCTCGGCGAGCGCGCGCGGACGGGCGTCGTCGGGCGCCGTGACGGCCGGGCCGCGCAGCGCGAGCGCGGCCGACAGCGGCGCGTTCGGCTGGTGGCCGTATGTCCTGGCGGCCGGGCTGCTCGGCGCCCTCCTCATCCCGGCGAGCAAGCGCACGCGGGGCGGCGGTCGACGTCGGGGCGGACGGCACTCGGCGCAGGGACGATGA
- a CDS encoding RICIN domain-containing protein, producing MRRAYATLLALCLALIGAFATAGTAQAAPQTIANGTQFTDTSGAPVHAHGGGVLKVGSYYYWFGEDRNADNTFRYVDAYRSTDLKNWEFRNHVLTQSSDSELATANIERPKVMYNASTGKFVMWMHKENGTDYSEARAAVAVSDTVDGNYTWQGSFRPLGQYMSRDITVFVDSDGAGYMVSAARENYDLQIYRLTADYTGIASLVADPWHDGHREAPALFKRGGVYFMLTSAATGWNPNQQQYATATSLAGPWTAMTNVGDSTAYGSQTAYVLPVQGTSGTSYLYLGDRWGNSFGGTVNDSRYVWLPLTFPTSTSLSMSWSPEVTVDTAAGTVTGTSATYNTLIARHSGKCADVTSQSLWAGAQIKQYDCNGGNNQKYWFKSVGSGYYQLVVRNSSLCVQENASTVSQENCNATAAGQQWSLTTSGSYVNVTSRASGKCLDVNGASTANSAAVITYTCNGGTNQQWTRGT from the coding sequence ATGAGACGTGCGTACGCGACCCTGCTCGCCCTCTGTCTGGCGCTGATCGGAGCCTTCGCCACCGCGGGAACGGCTCAGGCGGCGCCGCAGACGATCGCCAACGGCACACAGTTCACCGACACTTCGGGCGCTCCCGTGCACGCCCACGGCGGCGGGGTCCTCAAGGTCGGCTCCTACTACTACTGGTTCGGCGAGGACCGCAACGCCGACAACACGTTTCGGTACGTGGACGCCTACCGCTCCACCGACCTGAAGAACTGGGAGTTCCGTAACCACGTCCTGACCCAGTCGAGCGATTCCGAGCTGGCCACCGCCAACATCGAACGTCCGAAGGTCATGTACAACGCGTCCACCGGCAAGTTCGTCATGTGGATGCACAAGGAGAACGGCACCGACTACAGCGAGGCGCGGGCCGCCGTGGCCGTGTCGGACACCGTCGACGGAAACTACACCTGGCAGGGCAGTTTCCGCCCGCTCGGCCAGTACATGTCCCGGGACATCACGGTCTTCGTGGACAGCGACGGCGCCGGCTACATGGTCTCGGCCGCCCGTGAGAACTACGACCTGCAGATCTACCGGCTCACGGCCGACTACACCGGCATCGCGAGCCTCGTCGCCGACCCCTGGCACGACGGCCACCGCGAGGCCCCGGCGCTGTTCAAGCGGGGCGGCGTCTACTTCATGCTCACCTCGGCCGCGACGGGCTGGAACCCCAACCAGCAGCAGTACGCCACGGCGACCTCCCTCGCCGGGCCCTGGACGGCGATGACGAACGTCGGCGACTCCACGGCGTACGGCTCGCAGACCGCGTACGTCCTTCCCGTCCAGGGCACGTCGGGCACCTCCTACCTCTACCTGGGCGATCGCTGGGGCAACTCCTTCGGCGGGACCGTCAATGACTCCCGTTACGTCTGGCTGCCGCTGACCTTCCCCACATCCACCTCGCTGTCGATGTCCTGGTCCCCCGAGGTCACCGTCGACACGGCCGCGGGAACGGTTACCGGCACGAGCGCCACGTACAACACGCTGATCGCCCGGCACAGCGGCAAGTGCGCGGATGTCACGAGCCAGTCCCTCTGGGCCGGGGCCCAGATCAAGCAGTACGACTGCAACGGCGGCAACAACCAGAAATACTGGTTCAAGTCCGTCGGAAGCGGTTACTACCAGTTGGTCGTCAGAAACAGTTCCCTGTGCGTGCAGGAGAACGCGAGCACGGTCAGCCAGGAGAACTGCAACGCGACGGCCGCCGGCCAGCAGTGGTCGCTGACGACCTCGGGCAGCTACGTCAACGTCACCTCCCGGGCGAGCGGCAAGTGCCTGGACGTGAACGGCGCGTCCACCGCCAACTCGGCCGCCGTCATCACCTACACGTGCAACGGTGGGACCAACCAGCAGTGGACGCGTGGAACCTGA
- a CDS encoding rhamnogalacturonan lyase B N-terminal domain-containing protein: MSGSESHRPVRRRTFVLGTAAAAGSAALTGPLALPAAAAAFGYTDDGSNYVVDTGANLVFKVSKTTGDLTSLVYRGTEYQGYGGMNSHIESGLGSSTVTIRQSGSTILISVTHGTLRHYYAARSGENNVYLWTNKADTSVSATRYIVRVKAGLFLNDEPDSYTYTTRTIEASDVFAKSDGQTRSKHYSRLRVMDYSHIGWTTGSRGLWIVRSNHEKASGGPFYRSLLRHQSADGGGLYEILYYGQNQTEEQRFGLQGPYVIAFTDGGAPSSSLFPGTLTTPWADSLGIAGYVGASGRGRVAGVGITGRDTAYPYTVGLANSAAQYWGPARSSDGYFSITGVLPGTYTLTVHKAELAVYSTQVTVSAGGTTTLNSIAIPSSNDPSNASAIWRINDWTGTPSGFKNADLMTYAHPSDVRAGAWTGNVVIGSGSETSAFPCYLWKDVNSGLLVYFKLTPAQAAAAHTLRIGVTTAYANGRPQVVVNDTWTSAIPSPPTQPSTRSLTNGSYRGNNHTFTYSIPASAWLTDTGQYNVLKINVVSGSGTTSYLSAGTSIDAIDLLA, translated from the coding sequence ATGTCCGGATCCGAGAGCCACAGGCCGGTCCGACGCCGCACCTTCGTCCTCGGCACCGCGGCCGCCGCCGGCTCGGCCGCCCTCACCGGCCCGCTCGCCCTCCCGGCCGCCGCGGCGGCCTTCGGCTACACCGACGACGGCTCGAACTACGTCGTCGACACCGGCGCCAACCTGGTCTTCAAGGTCAGCAAGACGACCGGCGACCTGACCTCCCTGGTCTACCGGGGCACCGAGTACCAGGGCTACGGCGGCATGAACTCGCACATTGAGTCGGGGCTCGGCAGCTCCACCGTGACGATTCGGCAGTCCGGCTCGACGATCCTGATCTCGGTCACCCACGGCACGCTCAGGCACTACTACGCGGCCCGCAGCGGCGAGAACAACGTCTATCTGTGGACCAACAAGGCCGACACGTCCGTTTCGGCAACCCGCTACATCGTGCGCGTCAAGGCCGGCCTGTTCCTCAACGACGAGCCCGACTCCTACACGTACACGACCAGGACCATCGAGGCCTCCGACGTCTTCGCGAAGTCCGACGGTCAGACCCGCTCCAAGCACTACTCCAGGCTGCGCGTCATGGACTACAGCCACATCGGCTGGACGACGGGCAGCAGGGGCCTGTGGATCGTGCGCAGCAACCACGAGAAGGCCTCCGGCGGCCCCTTCTACCGCTCTCTCCTTCGCCACCAGAGCGCCGACGGCGGCGGCCTCTACGAGATCCTCTACTACGGCCAGAACCAGACGGAGGAACAGCGCTTCGGCCTCCAGGGCCCGTACGTCATCGCCTTCACGGACGGCGGCGCCCCCTCCTCGTCGCTGTTCCCGGGCACCCTGACCACGCCCTGGGCCGACTCGCTCGGCATCGCCGGATACGTCGGGGCGAGCGGCCGGGGCCGGGTCGCCGGGGTGGGCATCACCGGGCGCGACACGGCGTACCCGTACACGGTCGGACTCGCCAACTCGGCTGCCCAGTACTGGGGTCCGGCGCGCTCCTCCGACGGCTACTTCTCGATCACGGGTGTGCTGCCGGGGACGTACACGCTGACCGTTCACAAGGCCGAGCTCGCCGTGTACAGCACCCAGGTGACGGTGTCCGCGGGCGGGACGACCACCCTCAACTCGATCGCGATCCCGTCCTCGAACGACCCGAGCAACGCGAGCGCGATCTGGCGGATCAACGACTGGACCGGTACGCCGAGCGGCTTCAAGAACGCCGACCTCATGACGTACGCGCATCCGTCGGACGTACGGGCCGGCGCCTGGACCGGCAACGTGGTGATCGGCAGCGGCAGCGAGACCTCGGCGTTCCCCTGCTATCTCTGGAAGGACGTCAACAGCGGTCTGCTCGTCTACTTCAAACTGACCCCCGCCCAGGCCGCCGCCGCGCACACCCTGCGCATCGGCGTGACGACGGCCTACGCCAACGGCCGGCCGCAGGTCGTCGTGAACGACACCTGGACCTCGGCCATCCCCTCCCCGCCCACCCAGCCGAGCACCCGGTCCCTGACCAACGGGTCCTACCGGGGCAACAACCACACATTCACCTACAGCATCCCGGCGAGTGCGTGGCTCACGGACACCGGCCAGTACAACGTACTGAAGATCAACGTGGTGAGCGGTTCGGGGACGACCTCCTACCTCAGTGCGGGCACCTCGATCGACGCGATCGACCTGCTTGCCTGA